The following proteins come from a genomic window of Lycium ferocissimum isolate CSIRO_LF1 chromosome 4, AGI_CSIRO_Lferr_CH_V1, whole genome shotgun sequence:
- the LOC132052344 gene encoding protein Dr1 homolog — MEAMDIVGKTKEDASLPKATMTKIIKEMLPPDVRVARDTQDLLIECCVEFINLISSESNEVCNREEKRTIAPEHVLKALQVLGFGEYIEEVYAAYEQHKLETMDTVRAGKCSNGAEMTEEEALAEQQRMFAEARARMNGGVTGPPKQQDSEAEQTLNS, encoded by the exons ATGGAAGCTATGGACATAGTTGGTAAAACAAAGGAAGATGCTTCACTTCCCAAAG CAACAATGACAAAAATTATTAAAGAAATGTTGCCACCAGATGTTCGTGTAGCCCGAGATACTCAGGATCTTCTGATTGAATGTTGTGTAG AGTTCATTAATCTTATCTCATCAGAATCCAATGAAGTTTGTAATAGAGAAGAGAAACGAACAATTGCACCAGAACATGTACTCAAGGCTTTACAG GTTCTTGGTTTTGGGGAGTATATTGAAGAAGTATATGCTGCATATGAACAACACAAGCTAGAGACCATG GACACTGTAAGAGCTGGAAAGTGCAGTAATGGAGCTGAAATGACTGAAGAAGAAGCATTAGCTGAGCAACAGAGGATGTTTGCTGAGGCGCGTGCAAGGATGAATGGCGGTGTGACAGGTCCCCCCAAGCAGCAAGATTCAGAAGCGGAGCAAACCTTGAATAGCTAA
- the LOC132054603 gene encoding tetraspanin-8-like codes for MVRVSNFLISFVNVLTFMVAIMALGFGLWFKADEGKSLCQKSLYMPLIIFGGSLLVLSLMGLIGSCCRTSFFLWIYLFFLFLLIVGMICLSVFTILVTNKGVGKALSGKGGNEAKFGDWQNWLEKHVVDEKHWAEIKSCMATFKYCQMIPRGKSADFYKYSLSTAQSSCCKPPTYCGFEFTNATYWTMPKAGPAVPDSDCKTWSNTQNELCFNCQSCKASYIDTIQKNWNKMALLNFCIFVFIIIIYSVGCCALRNNRSKGYSYKPYP; via the exons atggttcgTGTAAGCAACTTCTTGATCTCATTTGTGAACGTGTTAACCTTTATGGTTGCAATTATGGCCTTAGGATTTGGCCTTTGGTTTAAAGCAGATGAAGGCAAAAGCCTCTGTCAAAAATCATTATACATGCCTTTAATAATATTTGGGGGGTCACTTTTAGTGCTTTCATTAATGGGATTAATTGGATCTTGTTGTAGGACCTCATTTTTCTTGtggatatatttgttttttctgtttttgttaATTGTGGGGATGATTTGTTTATCTGTTTTCACCATTTTGGTTACTAATAAGGGAGTGGGAAAGGCTTTGTCTGGTAAAGGAGGAAATGAAGCTAAATTTGGAGATTGGCAGAATTGGTTGGAGAAACATGTTGTGGATGAAAAACATTGGGCAGAAATTAAGAGTTGTATGGCTACTTTCAAATATTGTCAAATGATTCCTCGTGGCAAATCCGCTGATTTTTACAAATATAGCCTCTCCACTGCTCag TCGAGTTGCTGTAAACCACCTACTTACTGCGGCTTTGAGTTCACAAATGCAACATACTGGACTATGCCGAAAGCAGGACCAGCCGTGCCAGACAGTGACTGCAAGACTTGGAGCAATACACAGAACGAGCTCTGCTTCAATTGTCAATCATGCAAGGCCTCATACATTGATACTATCCAGAAAAATTGGAACAAAATGGCACTTTTAAACTTTTGTATATTTGtttttatcatcatcatttacTCTGTTGGTTGCTGTGCTTTGAGGAACAACAGATCAAAGGGATACTCCTACAAACCCTacccataa